Genomic segment of Petrotoga sp. 9PW.55.5.1:
GGGAATTGAACCAACTACCCCGTCTGCAGCCACACCCCGGCTGCGACAAAGAACGTCGCATCCACCCCTCTCAAGAGGGGAATTTCTATTACATTTACCCCTTCACAGAAGGGCGAAGGGGAATAGAACCTTTTTGTGAAACAAATTTCATTATTTCAACCGCTAAATAGTAATGATCAAAGAGACTATAGAACGGTAATTCAAAGTTTTAAAAAACTGAATTTTTCTGTTAATATAATGGGTTGGCTATTCTTTTGTTCAATTTTTACGATTATTTCCCAATCTCCTTCCTTTAAAATTTCGTTGATTTCTATGCCTATTGATGGGTATGTGAATGCCTGTGTTACCATTTCTCCTTTTTCTGGTGTTTTTAAGAACAACTTTATCAATATTTTGTTGTTTGCATTATCATGTTTTATACTTTCTAAATTTAGAGAGTATCCTCCCGTTCTTTTTTCTCCTGCACTTATACAAACTACAAATGGCACTTCTTCTATTTTAGTAACTATTTTGTTATTTTGTTTTATTACCATATCTGGTATTTGAGATTTAAAATAACAGTCTACAATTTTATAATTTATCATAGGTTCTCCTTCTTCAAAGTTGTAATTTTCTTTAGAGGTTTGCAGTTGTTCTGGCTTTTGTATATCCTCCTGCACCTGTTCTTGAAGTTGTTCACTTTCAGGAATTATTTCATTTTGTGTATTTGGTGAAATGAAAAAAAATAATGATCCAATTGCCAATGCCGATATAGCAATTATTAAAATCACTTGAGTTGTTGACATTCTAATTACCTCCTCATTCTAAGATTATAATATTTTGATAAGATATTATTTATTCAATAAAAATTGGGACCTTTCGGCCCCAATTTTTATTTAAAATAATGATTTAAAATATTGTCCAAGGAACTCCTACTCCTCCATATTCGTCTAAGAAACCCATTCCTGGTCCACTTATTACTCTATAAACAGGGACATTCTCGTTATTTATTGTTATCTCCCCACTTATGCCAAACGGCTTTGCTAATACTATGTCATCGAGCCAGGCAGTATCTTCACCAGAGCTCCAGATAAAATCTTTTTCATAAGCAAACCTTACGGTATGAGGGCCATGATCCAACACAAAATTATAAGTCATCCAATCTTGTTCTCCACTTAAACTTAATATTTCCGCCCCATCAATGTATAGTTTAAAGAAATCCCAATTTGCCTCAGAAGAAACTTTAACCTTAAACGACAATGAAGCAACAGTTTCAAGAGTAAATGAAGTTTCTATCCAACTTTGCTCATTATCGTCTATATCACCAAATCTTAAAACTGTAGCTTCATCAATTGTTTCTATAACAGGTTCTTTATCTCCGCCAGTTACCCAGTTAAAGAAATCATGTTCTAAATCACCATCTTCGAAATCTTCTTTTGCTATTGTATCTGCTTCAGGAAGTTCTCCATCATAATAATAAACCAAATAATAATAACCACTTTCTTCTATATAAGGTAATAAATTCATTATCATTGTCTGATAACTTTTCATATCAAAAGCTTCCACAACATAAAAATCTTGATCTAATAAGAATACATTAAGAGTACCAGAAAATGGTAAGTCTGTACTTAAAGTTGCTTCGAATTTAGTCGTTTCAAATTCTTGAGTGTAAGTCGTTACTGTTGCCTCAGACAAAAGATTAACAGGTTCGTATTCAACTGATTCAACAGTAACTACATCTTGATAACCCAATTCTTCTTTCATTCTGTAATTTGGTGCATATGCATATAGATATTCTGGTCCTCCAATTATAATATCGTATTCTCCGGGCTCAATACCGACAAATAATTCATAACCATAATTGTTGGTCTTTCCGTAATATCTTTTACCTGTTTCTTTATGTTCTATAGTAACATTAACTCCTGACAAATAAAAATCTTCACTTAATGCACCTTTTGCTACAACCCGTAACGCTCCAACTTCATAGTCATTTGGATCAAGATCAAGAGAATTTGCAGCGTTTATCCTTCCATAGCCAGCAGCAGTATCGTATCCAGGTTTATCTATATCTTCTGCTCCCTCTTCTATCATCCTTTTTATTTGGTAAACATTGGCATCTGGATATTCTTCTTTCAATAAAGCAGCTAATGCAGACACGTATGGACATGCCATAGAAGTACCTGCCCAATAAGCATAAGGCTGTTCTTCTACGCCTTCAACTTCGGCTAAACTTTTTGGAATAGTAGAAATTACATTGTCACCTGGAGCAGCAACTGATACATATTCTCCTCTTGAAGAGAAGCTGGTGATTTCATCTCTTGCGTCACTTGCAGCAACTCCTATAACTCCAGTATATGCTGAGGGATAATGCCAGAATTGATCGGTAGTATCATTACCAGAGGAAGCAACAACCACTACGTTATTCATAAGAGCGTAATCAAATGCATCTTTTAGTATGTTGGAATAGCCACCGCCGCCCCAACTGTTTGATAAGACGTCTGCTCCGTGATCTACAGCCCATACTATTCCGTCAGCGACTGCAAAGTCACCTATATACCCTGGAATGAATATTCTTATAGGCATAATCTTAGCATCTGGTGCTAATCCTGATATTCCTTCACCATTATTTCTTTTAGCAGCTATTATTCCAGCTGTGTGTGTACCGTGACCTTGTGAATCGGAGTCTTCATTAGCATAAAGTACACTTTTCGAAACAGGATCATATCCATCTACTAATTGGCCTTGTAAATCAGGATGAGTTCCATCTGTACCAGTGTCTAATAAACCAACTATTACACCTTCCCCTGTAGCAGTATCCCATGCAGTTTCAGCGTCTAATAATTCTAAAGCATATTGATATTCTAAAAATGGGTCTGCTTCTATTTCATCTACTACTAAAATATTAGAACTAAATTGTTTATTTATAATGTTATTTTTATTTATAACGTTATCTTTTCCAGATTTAATAACTGGTATTTCTCTATCTGTAAAATTTGGTTCAATATATCTTATTCCGTCTACTTTCTTATTTTTAAGAATTTCAAAAGCTTTATTTACATCCATAACCTTGGTATCTAATTCAATCAAAACCGCATTAAGTTCGGGTATCTTTTCTTTAATTTCTACTCCTTTGAGTTTACTAAGTAATTCGTCCAATGCTTCTTCTTTTCCTTCTTCATATCCAACTACTAATTCATTATCGTTATATTCGCGACCTTGAAGTTCTATAAATGTGGGAATATATGAATTGTAACGTGATAAGTTAGAATTTGTTGAATTATCATTAAATCCATCATTAGAAGGCACGTTTAAATTCATACAACCTGAAATTATAAAAACCAAAGAAACAACCAAAACAACTATTATTGAAAATCTCTTTTTCATTTCATCTTACCCCCTTTCTTAATTGCCTGTAGTAGTAGTAAATTCGTTGTGCATTTCAGGCATTACTCCACCAAGAGGATCTATGCCCCAACCGTAATCTATTGCTATGGAATATGCCACACTATCTGAATCATAAGACACAGCGTATGCATAATCTACTCCCCAATCATAGGTTTTACCAGGCTCCAATTTATTATCTTCTTCATATTTATAAGGATAACTATACGGAGGAAAGTATAAGAACCAGCTTAAGTCTTCATATTCAGGGCTTCCTTCATTTCCTTTGAAAGTCACAGAAATTTCTTGTGCTCCTACTGTCGCAAAGTCATACATATAAACAGTTGTACCTTCTAAAATACCTGGAAATATATAATTTTCACTTTGCACTAAATCGTATATCCATATTGTATAGTAATACTCAACAACAGATTCGGGAGAAGTTAACTCTTTTGTAGGTTCCCAAACAAAGGTTGGTTGTCTTGAAACGTTTGTTTCTCTATCTGCTGGTGACTTTAAATTCACATTGAAACTATCAAGAGGAACTACTGAACCCAATTCAACAAGTTCGCTTTCTTGATTACCTCTATAAGAACTCACAGCATACCATACTTCTCTCCCAACTTCATTTTGTGCTGATGGATCTCTATAATAACCAGATGCTACAGTAGCTATTTTTCTATAATTAACTCCATCAAAAGATCTATAAACGTTATAGCCATCAGGACGTACGACATTTGGCCCAACAAGTCCGTAGTAATCCAATGTATCATAATCAAACCAGCTTATTTCTACCCATAAGTTAGTTCCTTGTGGTGCAGCTTCTATCCCTGTACCAAAATTTTTTAATGGTTCAAAATCCTGTGGTAAGTTATTAGCACCATTAAAATCAAACTTATCAGAAACTATTTTTAAAAGTTTATCGTTATTATAAAATTCTACTCCTTGGTTTCTTGTATAAGATACTATTCCAACATAACCTAAATAAACAGGACTTACTGGAACAAAAAGACTTTCCTCTACTTCTTCAACTTCTCTATTTATCGTAATATATTCTATTTTCTCTACTCTATTGTCATTGTAATCATAAAATACAACATATAAAGGAACTTCTCCAGAAAAGGTGGATACATCCATATTAGTGAATGTGGCTGTTGGCGTGTCTGAAGCAATATATCGATCTCCAAAAAAGCTTGAACCTGGAACACTTCCTATTTTAGCGTAAATAATACTCGGATGATTATCCGTTTCAACATCAACTCTTAACGTGAAATTTCCTGTAATGTTGGTGATATCTAACTCGTTACCTTGCAAATCAAAAAAGCTGAGAGTAACTTCAGGGAAAGTTTGAGAATCAGGGTCTGTATATAATCCAGTAGCTCTTAATTGAACTTCTTTTACATTCTCGGCGAGGTATTCGGTTTTTAAACCTTCTATTTTACTTAAAGCGTATCCTTGTTTTTTCAATTCTACGTCTATCTTTTCAGGAAAACCACTAAGGTTAAAGATTACTTGTCCTTTTTTGTCTGTTACGCCTTGAGCCAATATATCATCACCTGATTTGACAACCACGTTTGCCCCTTCAACTGCAGACCCTGTATTGTATTCAATTACAATAAAAGCGCGTTCTTGTTCAAGAGCAGAGGGAGCAGAGGTTGTAAAACTCCAAAGATCGCTGGTAGCAGTTTCACCGTCTGGATCTTTTGCCACAACTTTCCAATAATATGTTTTCCCATATTCAAGTGACAAAGGTTGGTAGGATTTCGTCGTTAA
This window contains:
- a CDS encoding S8 family serine peptidase encodes the protein MKKRFSIIVVLVVSLVFIISGCMNLNVPSNDGFNDNSTNSNLSRYNSYIPTFIELQGREYNDNELVVGYEEGKEEALDELLSKLKGVEIKEKIPELNAVLIELDTKVMDVNKAFEILKNKKVDGIRYIEPNFTDREIPVIKSGKDNVINKNNIINKQFSSNILVVDEIEADPFLEYQYALELLDAETAWDTATGEGVIVGLLDTGTDGTHPDLQGQLVDGYDPVSKSVLYANEDSDSQGHGTHTAGIIAAKRNNGEGISGLAPDAKIMPIRIFIPGYIGDFAVADGIVWAVDHGADVLSNSWGGGGYSNILKDAFDYALMNNVVVVASSGNDTTDQFWHYPSAYTGVIGVAASDARDEITSFSSRGEYVSVAAPGDNVISTIPKSLAEVEGVEEQPYAYWAGTSMACPYVSALAALLKEEYPDANVYQIKRMIEEGAEDIDKPGYDTAAGYGRINAANSLDLDPNDYEVGALRVVAKGALSEDFYLSGVNVTIEHKETGKRYYGKTNNYGYELFVGIEPGEYDIIIGGPEYLYAYAPNYRMKEELGYQDVVTVESVEYEPVNLLSEATVTTYTQEFETTKFEATLSTDLPFSGTLNVFLLDQDFYVVEAFDMKSYQTMIMNLLPYIEESGYYYLVYYYDGELPEADTIAKEDFEDGDLEHDFFNWVTGGDKEPVIETIDEATVLRFGDIDDNEQSWIETSFTLETVASLSFKVKVSSEANWDFFKLYIDGAEILSLSGEQDWMTYNFVLDHGPHTVRFAYEKDFIWSSGEDTAWLDDIVLAKPFGISGEITINNENVPVYRVISGPGMGFLDEYGGVGVPWTIF
- a CDS encoding protease complex subunit PrcB family protein, translated to MSTTQVILIIAISALAIGSLFFFISPNTQNEIIPESEQLQEQVQEDIQKPEQLQTSKENYNFEEGEPMINYKIVDCYFKSQIPDMVIKQNNKIVTKIEEVPFVVCISAGEKRTGGYSLNLESIKHDNANNKILIKLFLKTPEKGEMVTQAFTYPSIGIEINEILKEGDWEIIVKIEQKNSQPIILTEKFSFLKL